A region from the Benincasa hispida cultivar B227 chromosome 10, ASM972705v1, whole genome shotgun sequence genome encodes:
- the LOC120087692 gene encoding G-type lectin S-receptor-like serine/threonine-protein kinase At4g03230 — translation MGKRKMKLHLFASNICLCFLLLFWLATGNFVNILSDSNGDSVVSDGGRFKLGFFSPNGSSDARRYVGIWYHGTKPEVVVWVANRNQPLHNNSGVFAIKNGNLKVLASNNTDLDLWSTDLQLPSDHNTTIELMASGNLVLKESGVNGRILWQSFQNPTDTFLPGMNMAEDLKLTSWKALDDPSSGNFTFLMDTRGRYIIERLSAQYWVSKELWQNYSTETNGEIDEVVDLLSKISVNSLKNNNYTVIFQNEELDYNYTRAVMDFRGKIQYLARNRASGKWYVIWSEPENICSVVTACGTFASCRSDTIHTCRCLPGFEPKSKDEWDSGDFSNGCQRKSEICIKEEVEARDFLTINMKLRKTSNIVKVNGDDECKIKCLESCTCKAFAEISTIRTDTTCAIWEDDLQSIWEYADGGGDVNIRIKNSDIELTRFDCRTCGTNVVPYPLSLSTESNCGDRLYRNFSCNLSTGQVIFQTADVNYKVTNIDPQLKIFTIATNGSFCKGNDTAAIQKLLKLEHSPTFKVSSGCNSKFNEIDIQWEKPLEPICSSPRDCADWPNSFCNSSTDGTKRCLCNSSFNWTGTSCQIRPENGLNQPLPKQRNTRVGIIVAVTIAGVIVIISCLMLYIYYKRRKIQNKKKQRTNKETAHLYKSEERVRDFIGSGLFGEDDKKSIDVPVFDLETIFLATDNFSEANKLGRGGFGTVYKGLFPGGLEVAIKRLSQGSSQGVDEFKNEAILIAKLQHRNLVRLLGYCVEGEEKMLVYEYMPNKSLDFFMFDRTQSLLVNWEMRFNIIVGIARGLVYLHEDSRLRIIHRDMKTSNILLDAEMNPKISDFGLARIFDGKQTEAITNRVIGTYGYMSPEYALDGSFSMKSDVFSYGIVVLEIVSGRRNTGFYQSKEAMNLLGYVWNLWREKKALEIVEVGIRERCNPNEVVKCVAVGLLCVQEDPNDRPTMSNVAFMLSSGSNPASLPDPKQPAFIASTSSATSSLGFNQEIVGNDYSLLEPR, via the exons ATGGGAAAAAGGAAGATGAAGCTTCATCTCTTTGCCTCCAATATATGTTTGTGTTTTCTGCTTTTATTTTGGTTAGCCACAGGCAACTTCGTCAATATATTGAGTGACAGTAATGGAGATTCTGTTGTTTCGGATGGAGGAAGGTTCAAACTTGGTTTTTTCAGTCCTAATGGAAGCTCCGACGCTAGAAGATACGTCGGAATATGGTACCATGGCACGAAACCTGAGGTGGTTGTATGGGTTGCCAATAGGAACCAGCCACTACACAATAACAGTGGAGTTTTCGCTATCAAAAATGGCAACCTCAAGGTATTGGCATCAAACAACACTGATTTAGATTTATGGTCAACTGATCTCCAACTCCCTTCTGATCACAACACAACAATAGAGCTGATGGCTTCTGGGAATTTAGTTCTTAAGGAATCAGGTGTCAATGGTAGAATTCTGTGGCAAAGCTTCCAAAATCCAACCGATACATTTCTTCCGGGAATGAACATGGCTGAGGACTTGAAATTGACTTCTTGGAAAGCTTTAGATGACCCTTCATCTGGGAATTTCACGTTTCTCATGGACACAAGAGGCCGCTACATCATCGAGAGACTAAGTGCACAATATTGGGTTAGTAAGGAATTATGGCAAAATTACTCTACTGAAACTAATGGAGAGATTGATGAAGTAGTAGACTTGTTATCAAAAATTAGTGTCAATAGCTTGAAGAACAACAACTATACcgttatttttcaaaatgaagaGCTGGATTACAATTATACAAGAGCAGTTATGGATTTCAGGGGGAAGATACAGTACCTTGCTAGAAACAGAGCGAGTGGAAAATGGTATGTCATTTGGTCGGAACCAGAAAACATATGCAGTGTGGTAACAGCTTGTGGGACCTTCGCTAGTTGTCGGAGTGACACAATACACACTTGTAGGTGCTTGCCTGGGTTTGAACCCAAGTCTAAGGATGAATGGGATTCTGGTGATTTCTCAAATGGGTGCCAGAGAAAATCAGAAATTTGCATCAAAGAAGAGGTTGAAGCTCGAGATTTCTTGACAATAAATATGAAGCTGAGAAAGACGTCTAATATTGTGAAAGTCAATGGcgatgatgaatgtaaaatcaAGTGCCTTGAATCTTGTACATGTAAAGCCTTTGCAGAAATAAGTACTATTAGAACTGATACTACCTGCGCCATTTGGGAAGATGACCTCCAAAGCATTTGGGAATATGCAGATGGTGGTGGTGATGTTAACATCCGTATCAAAAATTCTGACATTG AATTGACACGATTCGATTGTAGAACATGCGGAACCAACGTCGTCCCTTATCCTCTAAGTCTGAGCACAGAATCCAATTGTGGCGATCGTCTATATCGTAACTTTAGTTGCAACTTGTCCACTGGTCAGGTTATCTTTCAAACGGCAGATGTTAACTACAAGGTCACCAACATTGATCCACAACTAAAAATTTTTACCATTGCAACAAACGGGTCTTTCTGCAAAGGTAATGATACAGCTGCAATTCAGAAGCTTCTGAAATTGGAGCACTCGCCTACATTCAAAGTAAGTAGTGGTTGTAATTCTAAATTCAATGAAATTGATATTCAATGGGAGAAACCATTAGAGCCAATCTGCAGTTCACCGAGAGATTGCGCCGATTGGCCGAATTCATTTTGCAACTCATCAACAGATGGAACAAAGAGGTGCTTGTGCAATTCTTCTTTTAACTGGACTGGTACCAGCTGCCAAATTCGTCCAG AGAATGGTTTGAATCAGCCACTTCCAAAGCAGAGAAATACCAGAGTTGGTATCATTGTTGCAGTGACCATTGCTGGGGTGATTGTTATAATTTCCTGCTTGATGTTGTATATTTACTACAAAAGAAGGaagatacaaaataaaaaaa AGCAGAGAACAAATAAAGAAACTGCTCACTTGTACAAAAGTGAGGAACGTGTCCGAGACTTTATAGGTTCTGGATTGTTTGGAGAAGATGATAAAAAAAGCATAGATGTACCAGTTTTTGATCTGGAAACCATATTTCTTGCTACAGATAATTTCTCAGAAGCAAACAAACTTGGACGAGGAGGATTTGGGACAGTTTACAAG GGACTTTTCCCTGGTGGATTAGAAGTTGCAATAAAGAGGCTGTCGCAAGGTTCTTCCCAAGGTGTAGATGAGTTTAAGAATGAAGCAATTCTGATCGCCAAACTTCAACATCGAAATTTGGTCAGGCTTTTGGGCTATTgtgttgaaggagaagaaaaaatgCTGGTCTATGAATATATGCCCAATAAAAGCTTGGACTTTTTTATGTTTG ATCGAACGCAGAGTTTATTAGTGAATTGGGAGATGCGGTTTAATATCATTGTGGGCATTGCTCGAGGGCTTGTTTATCTTCATGAAGATTCAAGGTTGAGGATTATTCATAGAGATATGAAAACAAGCAATATTTTGTTGGATGCAGAAATGAACCCTAAAATCTCTGACTTTGGTTTAGCAAGAATCTTTGATGGCAAGCAAACAGAGGCAATCACCAACAGAGTTATTGGAACTTA CGGATACATGTCACCTGAATATGCATTGGATGGATCATTCTCGATGAAATCTGACGTGTTCAGTTATGGTATAGTTGTGTTGGAGATTGTTAGTGGAAGAAGGAACACTGGGTTCTACCAATCTAAAGAAGCCATGAACCTTCTTGGATAT GTATGGAATttgtggagagaaaaaaaagcatTGGAAATAGTAGAAGTGGGCATACGAGAAAGGTGCAATCCAAATGAAGTTGTAAAATGTGTGGCTGTGGGATTGCTTTGTGTACAAGAAGACCCCAACGATCGTCCCACAATGTCAAACGTAGCTTTTATGCTGAGCTCCGGCAGTAACCCTGCTTCACTTCCAGATCCCAAACAGCCGGCTTTCATTGCTTCTACCTCTTCTGCAACTTCTTCTTTGGGCTTTAATCAAGAAATCGTTGGCAATGATTATAGCTTACTTGAGCCTCGTTAA
- the LOC120087759 gene encoding frataxin, mitochondrial: MATKLLPLCKLSRILRLPSSSSSSSSSFRKCSYLLEASVSLLDISSNVHQFHPPSFSRTFCSRPLDFNGDHSQGPATIDYSSLMQEGEFHRLADLTIQELQEKLEEYGDKLQIDGFDVDYGNEVLTLRLGNLGTYVLNKQTPNRQIWLSSPLSGPSRFDWDQNSQAWIYRRNKANLLSILETELAQICGEPIVFS, translated from the exons ATGGCCACCAAACTGCTTCCCCTGTGTAAGCTTTCAAGGATACTGAGACtgccatcttcttcttcttcttcttcttcctctttcagGAAGTGTTCATATCTTCTTGAAGCTTCAGTATCTCTCCTCGATATTTCCAGTAATGTTCATCAATTTCATCCTCCGTCTTTTTCTCGAACCTTCTGCTCCCGCCCTCTGGATTTCAACGGTGATCATTCTCAAGGCCCTGCCACTATTGATTATAG TTCTCTGATGCAGGAGGGAGAGTTTCATAGACTAGCTGATCTCACAATACAGGAACTGCAAGAGAAACTAGAG GAATATGGCGATAAACTCCAAATTGATGGCTTTGACGTGGACTATGGG AATGAGGTACTGACCTTAAGGCTCGGCAATCTTGGCACTTATGTCTTGAACAAACAAACGCCAAACAGACAAATTTGGCTTTCTTCACCTTTAAG TGGTCCATCGAGGTTTGATTGGGATCAGAACTCTCAGGCTTGGATTTATAGGCGGAACAAAGCAAACCTGTTGAGCATTTTAGAAACTGAATTGGCGCAGATCTGTGGTGAGCCGATTGTTTTTTCTTGA